In Chryseobacterium gleum, a single genomic region encodes these proteins:
- a CDS encoding TolC family protein produces MNRIAVLCLAVSSFMAAQQQMSLLECEEAFQKNNLQLLAEQYNINMADADILQAKIWELPQLSGQFNAYNPQDKKFFDVGHSKGAGITQLIYMGGKKKNEIAFAKSNKELAQLQFSQLLADLRAQLRSAYFNLYYEKLKLENTNRQLGYMNDLLNAYRIQSAKGNVSLKDAVRLQSIVIQLNHDKLEINKNILDFEQNLKVLTGVSEDIEPTMSEAEAKEALSAQPFGDEEELKSKALENNADYRYNLKLIDNSKLYAQWQKSLNVPDVTVGAAWDQAGGTFNNEANLTLGIPLPLWKANQGNVEKANYAIQQNQKNADFQKLTLETKVQSAYKTWKAQYDQLQDVKTTDLQNMELVYTGMLNNFRKGNVNLIEFTDFMDSYRETALQIYDMKNEIMQSAEQLNQLVQTKIFY; encoded by the coding sequence ATGAACAGAATTGCAGTGCTGTGCCTCGCCGTTTCCTCGTTCATGGCGGCACAACAGCAGATGTCTCTTTTGGAATGTGAAGAAGCCTTTCAGAAGAACAACCTCCAGCTGCTCGCCGAACAATATAACATCAATATGGCTGATGCGGATATTCTGCAGGCTAAAATCTGGGAATTACCTCAGTTAAGCGGGCAGTTCAATGCCTATAATCCTCAGGATAAAAAGTTTTTTGATGTCGGACACTCAAAAGGAGCAGGAATTACACAATTGATTTATATGGGTGGTAAAAAGAAAAATGAAATCGCTTTTGCCAAATCCAATAAAGAACTGGCGCAGCTTCAGTTTTCCCAATTACTTGCCGACCTGAGAGCCCAACTCCGTTCTGCTTATTTTAATCTTTACTACGAAAAGCTAAAACTTGAAAATACCAACAGGCAGCTGGGATATATGAATGATCTTTTGAATGCATATCGTATACAGTCAGCAAAGGGAAACGTTTCTCTCAAAGATGCTGTAAGACTACAAAGTATTGTAATCCAGCTGAATCATGACAAACTTGAGATTAATAAAAATATTCTGGATTTCGAACAGAATTTAAAAGTCTTAACAGGTGTTTCAGAGGATATAGAACCAACAATGTCTGAGGCAGAAGCCAAAGAAGCTTTGTCAGCACAACCTTTTGGCGATGAAGAAGAACTTAAAAGTAAAGCTCTTGAGAATAATGCTGATTACCGGTACAATCTTAAACTCATTGATAACAGTAAGCTCTATGCGCAGTGGCAGAAATCTTTGAATGTACCGGACGTCACAGTAGGTGCTGCATGGGATCAGGCAGGAGGAACCTTTAATAATGAAGCAAATCTGACATTAGGAATTCCTTTACCTTTATGGAAAGCCAATCAGGGGAATGTGGAAAAAGCTAACTATGCTATTCAGCAGAATCAGAAAAATGCTGATTTTCAAAAACTGACCCTTGAAACCAAAGTGCAGTCTGCTTATAAAACCTGGAAAGCTCAGTATGACCAGCTACAGGATGTTAAAACCACAGATCTTCAGAATATGGAGCTTGTCTACACCGGAATGCTGAACAATTTCAGAAAAGGAAATGTGAATCTGATTGAGTTCACAGATTTTATGGACAGTTACAGGGAAACAGCCCTTCAGATCTATGATATGAAAAATGAGATCATGCAATCTGCAGAACAGCTTAATCAACTAGTACAAACGAAAATCTTCTATTAA
- a CDS encoding efflux RND transporter permease subunit has protein sequence MNKFIKNIIAFSLKNKAFTFIWVAILAISGFISFKNMPIEAFPDVTNTQIVIITQWNGRSAEEVERFVTTPIELAMSPVQKKTSVRSTTMFGLSIVKILFDDGVDDTFARNQVNNQLRTISLPDEVDPEVQPPYGPTGEIFRYTLESKTKDSRALLTLQNWVIDRALRGVPGVADINVFGGQDKVFELSIDPRALDKYNLTPLQVYDAVTKSNLNVGGDVIEKNGQAYVVRGIGLVKSVADIGNITIQNDSGNPVLVKNVADVHESSMPRVGQAALNHHDDTVEGIVVMRKGENPREVLVGVKAKIKELNEKILPKDVKMVTFYDRDNLMDFTTHTVMHNLIEGIVLVTVIVLIFMADWRTTLIVSIIIPLSLLFAFLCLKLAGMSANLLSLGAVDFGIIIDGAVVMVEGLFVMLDHKAHRYGTEKFNKLAKGGWIKQTGTGLGKAIFFSKLIIITSLIPIFSFQKVEGKMFSPLAFTLGFALMGALIFTLTLVPVLSHILLNKNVKEKNNPFVNFWDRIVLKGFNFTFKHKKTSMIVAVSFLAVTLFSGKFLGTEFLPQLNEGSLWITAEMPMSSSLKESLKTADLLKKDIMSFSEVTDVLAQTGRSNDGTDPNGFGFVQFAVNLKPREEWKRKITYDELINEIDKKLRSYQGITFNYSQPISDNVAEAVAGFKAENGIKIYGDNLETLDKLAHEVLLKIKDVDGVKDPGIIKNIGQPEVSVVLDRDKMAAYGVMPADAQAVLEMAFGGKTASEMFDGERKFPIRLRYSQEYRTDENDIASLMVPTQDGAKIPLKEISTIVKDNGAAFIYRDNIKRYIGVKFSIRDRDLGSTIADAQKKVATIELPDGYSVGWTGQFENQQRASHRLAQVVPVSILMIFFLLFILFGNIRDSLLVLANVPFALIGGIIALHVTGINFGISAGVGMIALLGICIQNGVILITEFHQNVKNGLDIDTAILNGVKSRTRPVIMTALMASIGLMPAALSTGIGSESQKPLAIVIIGGLITATMLTLLIFPIIFWIFNRTKKLSQI, from the coding sequence ATGAATAAATTCATTAAAAATATAATTGCTTTTTCATTAAAAAATAAAGCATTTACCTTTATCTGGGTTGCAATTTTAGCCATCTCCGGATTTATAAGTTTCAAAAATATGCCTATTGAAGCTTTCCCGGATGTTACCAATACCCAGATCGTAATCATTACCCAATGGAATGGACGTAGTGCGGAAGAAGTAGAACGTTTTGTCACCACACCCATCGAATTGGCGATGAGCCCGGTTCAGAAGAAAACAAGTGTGAGAAGTACCACTATGTTTGGACTTTCTATTGTTAAAATTCTGTTTGACGACGGGGTGGATGATACTTTTGCCAGAAATCAGGTCAATAACCAGTTAAGAACCATTAGCCTTCCTGACGAGGTAGATCCCGAAGTACAGCCACCCTACGGGCCAACCGGGGAGATTTTCCGATATACATTGGAAAGTAAAACAAAAGATTCCCGGGCATTGCTTACTTTACAAAATTGGGTGATAGACCGTGCTTTAAGAGGGGTACCTGGTGTTGCCGATATCAATGTCTTCGGAGGGCAGGATAAAGTTTTTGAGCTGAGCATTGATCCCAGAGCACTGGATAAATATAATCTGACTCCGCTTCAGGTATATGATGCCGTTACCAAGAGCAATCTGAATGTTGGCGGTGATGTTATTGAAAAAAACGGGCAGGCTTATGTGGTAAGGGGGATTGGTTTGGTAAAATCAGTTGCGGATATTGGTAATATTACCATCCAGAATGACAGCGGAAACCCTGTGCTGGTAAAAAATGTAGCAGATGTTCATGAAAGCTCAATGCCAAGGGTAGGGCAGGCCGCGTTGAATCATCATGACGATACGGTGGAAGGAATTGTTGTGATGAGAAAAGGAGAGAATCCGAGAGAAGTTCTGGTAGGAGTAAAAGCTAAAATCAAAGAGCTTAACGAAAAAATTCTTCCCAAAGATGTCAAAATGGTCACTTTCTACGATAGGGACAACCTGATGGATTTTACCACTCATACCGTAATGCATAACCTTATTGAAGGAATTGTACTGGTAACGGTAATTGTTCTGATCTTTATGGCCGACTGGAGAACAACGCTGATTGTTTCCATCATCATTCCATTATCTCTGTTGTTTGCATTTTTATGCTTAAAACTGGCTGGAATGAGTGCCAATCTCCTCTCTTTAGGAGCGGTAGACTTCGGGATTATTATAGACGGAGCCGTCGTCATGGTGGAAGGACTCTTTGTGATGCTCGATCATAAAGCGCACCGGTATGGAACAGAGAAATTCAATAAACTAGCGAAAGGGGGCTGGATCAAGCAGACCGGTACCGGATTGGGAAAAGCCATTTTCTTTTCAAAATTAATCATCATTACTTCTCTGATTCCTATTTTTTCATTCCAGAAAGTAGAAGGGAAAATGTTCTCTCCGCTGGCCTTCACACTTGGGTTTGCATTAATGGGAGCACTGATATTTACTTTAACCCTGGTCCCTGTTCTTTCCCATATCCTTTTGAATAAAAATGTGAAGGAAAAAAATAACCCTTTTGTTAACTTCTGGGACAGAATCGTTTTAAAAGGCTTTAATTTCACATTTAAGCATAAAAAAACCAGTATGATCGTAGCGGTCTCCTTCCTGGCAGTTACTCTGTTTTCCGGAAAATTCCTTGGAACAGAATTTTTGCCGCAGTTGAATGAAGGTTCATTGTGGATTACTGCAGAAATGCCGATGAGCTCCTCACTGAAAGAATCTCTGAAAACCGCAGACCTTCTAAAGAAAGACATTATGAGCTTCTCTGAGGTAACCGATGTGCTTGCGCAGACCGGAAGAAGTAATGATGGGACGGATCCCAACGGATTCGGATTTGTACAGTTTGCAGTAAACCTCAAGCCAAGAGAAGAATGGAAACGTAAAATTACTTATGATGAACTGATTAATGAAATTGACAAAAAGCTCAGAAGCTACCAGGGAATTACTTTCAACTATTCGCAGCCTATTTCAGATAATGTGGCAGAAGCCGTAGCAGGCTTTAAAGCAGAAAACGGGATTAAAATCTACGGTGATAATCTGGAAACACTGGATAAGCTTGCTCATGAAGTTTTATTGAAAATCAAAGATGTGGACGGGGTAAAAGATCCCGGAATAATTAAAAATATCGGCCAGCCGGAAGTAAGTGTTGTTTTGGACAGAGATAAAATGGCAGCTTATGGAGTAATGCCGGCAGATGCGCAGGCTGTGCTGGAAATGGCTTTTGGGGGTAAAACTGCTTCGGAAATGTTTGATGGTGAAAGAAAATTCCCGATCCGTCTCCGGTATTCGCAGGAATACAGAACCGATGAAAACGACATTGCTTCTTTGATGGTTCCTACTCAGGATGGAGCCAAGATTCCTTTAAAGGAAATAAGTACGATTGTTAAAGATAACGGAGCTGCATTTATTTACAGAGATAATATCAAACGTTATATCGGGGTTAAGTTCTCAATCCGTGACAGGGACCTGGGAAGTACGATTGCGGATGCTCAGAAAAAAGTAGCAACCATTGAACTGCCGGATGGTTATTCCGTAGGATGGACCGGACAGTTTGAAAATCAGCAACGTGCCTCTCACAGACTTGCGCAGGTGGTGCCGGTGAGTATTCTCATGATCTTCTTTCTGCTGTTTATCCTGTTTGGAAATATTAGGGACTCGCTTCTTGTATTAGCTAACGTACCTTTTGCCTTAATCGGAGGAATTATCGCCTTGCATGTTACCGGAATCAATTTTGGAATCTCTGCCGGAGTAGGGATGATTGCCCTTCTGGGAATTTGTATCCAGAACGGAGTAATCCTTATCACAGAATTCCACCAGAATGTTAAAAACGGCCTTGATATAGATACTGCTATTTTAAATGGAGTGAAATCAAGAACAAGACCGGTGATTATGACTGCCCTTATGGCATCTATCGGGCTTATGCCCGCGGCGTTGTCTACAGGAATCGGTTCAGAATCCCAGAAACCTCTCGCCATTGTTATTATTGGAGGATTGATTACAGCAACCATGCTTACCCTGCTTATTTTCCCGATTATTTTCTGGATTTTCAACAGAACCAAAAAACTAAGCCAAATCTGA
- the rplK gene encoding 50S ribosomal protein L11, with amino-acid sequence MAKKVFKMVKLQVKGGAANPSPPVGPALGSAGVNIMEFCKQFNGRTQDKPGQVLPVVITVYEDKSFEFVIKTPPAAIQLMDAAKIKGGSGEPNRNKVGSVTWEQVKKIAEDKMADLNCFTIDSALSMVAGTARSMGLRVTGTKPTNA; translated from the coding sequence ATGGCTAAGAAAGTCTTTAAAATGGTAAAGCTTCAGGTGAAAGGTGGCGCAGCTAACCCTTCTCCACCAGTAGGTCCAGCATTGGGTTCTGCAGGTGTGAACATCATGGAGTTTTGTAAGCAATTTAACGGAAGAACCCAAGATAAGCCAGGGCAAGTTTTACCTGTAGTAATTACAGTATACGAAGACAAATCTTTTGAATTCGTTATTAAAACTCCACCTGCAGCAATCCAGCTAATGGATGCAGCTAAGATCAAGGGAGGTTCTGGTGAACCAAACAGAAACAAAGTAGGTTCTGTAACTTGGGAACAAGTAAAGAAAATCGCTGAAGATAAAATGGCGGATCTTAACTGTTTCACAATTGACTCTGCTCTTTCTATGGTTGCAGGTACTGCCAGATCTATGGGATTAAGAGTAACAGGAACTAAACCAACTAACGCTTAA
- the secE gene encoding preprotein translocase subunit SecE gives MSSFVDFLKGSYNEFRHKVEWPKWADLQSSTIVVTIATVILALFTFGVDELFSKAISNIIGMLINLFN, from the coding sequence ATGAGTTCATTTGTCGATTTTTTAAAAGGTTCTTATAACGAATTCAGACATAAAGTTGAATGGCCAAAATGGGCTGACCTTCAGTCTTCTACAATTGTAGTGACTATTGCGACAGTGATTCTGGCTTTATTTACCTTTGGAGTTGATGAATTGTTTTCAAAAGCAATCAGCAACATAATAGGAATGTTAATCAACTTGTTTAATTAA
- the tuf gene encoding elongation factor Tu produces MAKETFNRNKPHLNIGTIGHVDHGKTTLTAAISSVLANKGLAEKKDFSAIDSAPEEKERGITINTAHIEYETENRHYAHVDCPGHADYVKNMVTGAAQMDGAILVCAATDGPMPQTREHILLCRQVNVPRIVVFMNKVDMVDDAELLELVELELRDLLSTYEYDGDNSPVIQGSALGALNGDEKWVKTVEELMDAVDTWIEQPVRDQDKPFLMPIEDVFSITGRGTVATGRIESGVINTGDPVDIVGMGDEKLTSTITGVEMFRKILDRGEAGDNVGLLLRGIEKTDIKRGMVIAKKDSVKPHKKFKAEVYILSKEEGGRHTPFHNKYRPQFYVRTTDVTGEIFLPEGVEMVMPGDNLTITVELLQPIALNEGLRFAIREGGRTVGAGQVTEILD; encoded by the coding sequence ATGGCAAAGGAAACGTTTAATCGTAACAAACCACACTTGAACATTGGTACTATTGGTCACGTTGACCATGGTAAAACTACACTTACTGCAGCTATCAGTAGTGTATTAGCTAACAAAGGTCTTGCTGAGAAAAAAGACTTCTCTGCTATTGACTCTGCTCCAGAAGAAAAAGAAAGAGGTATCACTATTAATACAGCTCACATCGAGTACGAAACTGAAAACAGACACTATGCACACGTTGACTGTCCAGGTCACGCTGACTACGTTAAGAACATGGTAACTGGTGCTGCTCAGATGGATGGAGCAATCTTAGTATGTGCTGCAACTGATGGACCAATGCCTCAAACTAGAGAGCACATCCTACTTTGCCGTCAGGTAAACGTACCAAGAATCGTTGTTTTCATGAACAAAGTTGACATGGTGGATGATGCTGAGCTTTTAGAGCTTGTTGAACTTGAACTTAGAGATTTATTATCTACTTACGAATATGATGGAGATAACTCTCCAGTAATCCAGGGATCTGCTCTTGGTGCTCTTAACGGAGACGAGAAGTGGGTTAAAACTGTAGAAGAATTAATGGATGCTGTTGATACTTGGATCGAGCAACCAGTAAGAGATCAGGATAAGCCATTCTTGATGCCAATCGAAGACGTATTCTCTATTACAGGTAGAGGTACTGTAGCAACTGGTAGAATCGAGTCTGGTGTTATCAACACTGGTGATCCAGTTGATATCGTTGGTATGGGTGATGAAAAATTAACTTCTACAATTACAGGGGTTGAGATGTTCAGAAAAATCCTAGACAGAGGTGAAGCTGGTGATAACGTAGGTCTATTGTTGAGAGGTATTGAAAAAACTGACATCAAGAGAGGTATGGTTATCGCTAAGAAAGATTCTGTTAAACCACACAAAAAATTCAAAGCTGAGGTTTATATCCTTTCTAAAGAAGAAGGTGGACGTCACACTCCATTCCACAACAAATACCGTCCTCAGTTCTACGTAAGAACTACTGACGTTACAGGTGAAATCTTCTTACCAGAAGGTGTAGAAATGGTAATGCCTGGTGATAACTTAACAATCACTGTAGAATTGTTACAACCAATCGCTCTTAACGAGGGTCTTAGATTCGCGATCAGAGAAGGAGGTAGAACAGTTGGTGCTGGTCAGGTTACTGAAATCTTAGATTAA
- the rplL gene encoding 50S ribosomal protein L7/L12 translates to MSDLKNLAETLVNLTVKDVNELAAILKDEYGIEPAAAAVVVAGGAAGEAAEEKTEFDVILKSAGASKLAIVKLVKDLTGAGLKEAKDIVDGAPAPIKTGVSKDEAEALKKQLEEAGAEVELK, encoded by the coding sequence ATGTCAGATTTAAAAAATTTAGCTGAAACGCTAGTAAACCTAACTGTAAAAGACGTAAACGAATTAGCTGCTATCCTTAAGGATGAGTACGGAATTGAGCCAGCTGCTGCTGCTGTAGTAGTTGCAGGTGGAGCTGCAGGTGAAGCTGCTGAAGAAAAAACTGAATTCGACGTAATTCTTAAGTCTGCAGGTGCTTCTAAATTAGCTATCGTTAAATTAGTAAAAGATTTAACAGGTGCTGGTCTTAAAGAAGCTAAAGATATCGTAGACGGTGCTCCAGCTCCAATCAAAACTGGTGTATCTAAAGACGAAGCTGAAGCTCTTAAGAAGCAATTAGAAGAAGCTGGTGCTGAAGTAGAATTGAAATAA
- a CDS encoding efflux RND transporter periplasmic adaptor subunit produces MKTYIIPVLMVLSLAACSKKEEEKTNQAKKGFELSNTMLNSISLAKVEKKNIEDEYSFYGKISADKNSYIDVYPLVGGNVMSVNVELGDYVKKGQVLATIRSTELAEIQKDVSDAKTDLVVAKNNLRVAKELYEGKLNTERDVLEAKSQLQKAEDQLQRATAVSTVYNVKTGNIYSVVAPISGYIVQKSINKDMQLRSDRSDNIFDVANTTNVWAIMNVNESDIDKISLGMKAQVSTLSYPDKVFDGKIDKIFKIIDPQTNAMQARVVLDNANGLLIPDSKATIKVSSLESNTTLTVPSKAVIFDDNKSFVVIFKSRTDVKIREIKVLKQVGDITYVADGLKEGEEVITNNQLLIYRSLNS; encoded by the coding sequence ATGAAAACATATATTATCCCCGTATTGATGGTCCTTTCGTTAGCGGCCTGTTCAAAAAAAGAGGAAGAAAAAACCAACCAGGCCAAAAAAGGATTTGAATTAAGCAATACCATGTTGAATTCCATTTCCTTAGCCAAAGTTGAAAAAAAGAATATAGAAGATGAATACAGCTTTTACGGCAAAATCTCTGCAGACAAAAACAGCTATATAGATGTATACCCATTGGTAGGAGGAAACGTAATGAGTGTCAATGTGGAACTGGGAGATTATGTGAAAAAAGGGCAGGTTTTGGCTACTATCAGAAGTACTGAGCTTGCAGAAATCCAGAAAGATGTCAGTGATGCCAAAACCGATCTGGTAGTGGCAAAAAATAACCTTCGTGTTGCCAAAGAACTCTACGAAGGAAAGCTGAATACCGAAAGAGATGTTCTGGAAGCCAAAAGCCAATTACAAAAAGCCGAAGACCAATTGCAGAGAGCAACAGCGGTAAGTACTGTTTATAATGTGAAAACCGGAAACATATACAGTGTGGTGGCACCGATAAGCGGATACATTGTTCAGAAAAGTATCAATAAAGATATGCAGCTGAGAAGTGATAGGAGCGATAACATTTTTGATGTTGCCAATACCACCAATGTATGGGCCATTATGAATGTCAATGAATCTGATATCGATAAGATCAGCCTTGGAATGAAAGCTCAGGTTTCTACACTTTCTTATCCGGATAAAGTTTTTGATGGTAAAATTGATAAAATATTCAAGATTATTGATCCGCAGACCAATGCTATGCAGGCAAGGGTGGTCCTGGATAACGCCAACGGACTTCTGATTCCGGACAGTAAGGCAACGATAAAAGTTTCCAGTCTGGAAAGTAATACAACCTTAACGGTGCCTTCCAAAGCCGTCATCTTTGATGATAATAAAAGCTTTGTAGTGATTTTTAAATCCAGAACGGATGTAAAGATCAGAGAAATTAAAGTGCTAAAGCAGGTAGGTGATATCACTTATGTTGCCGACGGACTGAAAGAAGGAGAAGAAGTAATTACCAACAACCAGCTGCTGATCTACCGCTCACTGAACAGCTAA
- the rplA gene encoding 50S ribosomal protein L1: MAKLTKKQKEALSKVEKGRIYNLEEGSALVKEVNTTKFDASVDIAVRLGVDPRKANQMVRGVVSLPHGTGKDVKVLALVTPDKEAEAKAAGADYVGLDEYLQKIKEGWTDVDVIVTMPAVMGKLGPLGRVLGPRGLMPNPKSGTVTMEIGKAVTEVKAGKIDFKVDKYGIIHAGIGKVSFDAAKIKENAQELIQTLIKMKPTAAKGTYVKSIYLSSTMSPGIAIDTKSVN; the protein is encoded by the coding sequence ATGGCAAAATTAACTAAAAAGCAAAAGGAAGCTTTAAGCAAAGTAGAAAAAGGAAGAATCTATAACCTTGAAGAAGGTTCAGCTCTTGTAAAAGAAGTGAACACTACAAAGTTTGATGCTTCAGTAGATATCGCTGTAAGATTAGGTGTAGACCCTAGAAAAGCAAACCAAATGGTAAGAGGTGTTGTATCTCTTCCTCACGGAACTGGTAAAGATGTTAAAGTTTTGGCTTTAGTAACTCCAGATAAAGAAGCAGAAGCTAAAGCTGCTGGTGCTGACTATGTAGGTCTTGACGAATATTTACAAAAGATCAAAGAAGGTTGGACAGACGTTGACGTTATCGTTACGATGCCAGCTGTAATGGGTAAATTAGGTCCATTAGGTAGAGTATTAGGTCCAAGAGGTTTAATGCCAAACCCTAAGTCAGGAACTGTAACCATGGAAATTGGTAAAGCAGTAACTGAAGTAAAAGCAGGTAAAATTGATTTCAAAGTAGACAAGTATGGTATCATCCATGCTGGTATTGGTAAAGTATCTTTCGATGCTGCTAAGATCAAAGAAAATGCTCAGGAATTAATCCAGACATTGATCAAAATGAAGCCAACTGCTGCTAAAGGAACTTATGTGAAGTCTATTTATTTGTCTTCTACAATGAGCCCGGGTATTGCAATTGATACTAAATCTGTTAACTAA
- the rplJ gene encoding 50S ribosomal protein L10, giving the protein MTKDQKVVAIQEIKDLLQDAKVVYVADLEGLNAGKSSDFRRQAFKQNIKVKVVKNTLLQKAMEQIDGVDYSEMFPSFKGNSALMISETANAPAKLIQGFRKKEEKPALKSAFVQETFYIGDNNLDMLANIKSREEMIGEIIGLLQSPIQRVVSALQNKPETVEAKAEEAAPAVEETPAAEAPEAAADSTEETSAE; this is encoded by the coding sequence ATGACAAAAGACCAAAAAGTTGTAGCAATACAAGAGATCAAAGATTTGCTTCAGGATGCAAAAGTAGTATACGTAGCAGATTTAGAAGGTTTGAACGCTGGTAAATCTTCAGATTTCAGAAGACAGGCTTTCAAGCAAAATATCAAAGTGAAAGTTGTTAAAAATACACTTTTACAAAAAGCAATGGAGCAAATTGATGGAGTAGATTACTCTGAAATGTTCCCATCTTTCAAAGGAAACTCAGCGTTGATGATTTCTGAAACAGCTAATGCTCCTGCGAAATTAATCCAAGGATTCAGAAAGAAAGAAGAAAAGCCGGCTTTGAAGTCTGCTTTCGTTCAGGAAACTTTCTATATTGGTGACAATAACCTGGATATGTTGGCTAACATCAAGTCTAGAGAAGAAATGATCGGTGAAATCATCGGATTACTTCAGTCTCCAATCCAGAGAGTTGTTTCTGCTCTTCAAAACAAACCTGAAACTGTAGAAGCTAAAGCTGAAGAAGCTGCTCCTGCTGTTGAAGAAACTCCTGCTGCTGAAGCTCCAGAAGCTGCTGCAGATAGCACTGAAGAAACAAGTGCTGAATAA
- the nusG gene encoding transcription termination/antitermination protein NusG has product MSELKWYVLKAISGQENKVKNYIETEIKRLGFEQYVTQVVIPMEKVIQIRNGKKVPKERPYYPGYLMIEADLMGEIPHVIKNIPGVISFLSLTKGGDPVPMRKSEVNRMLGRMDELSEFASDVEIPYVVGENVKVIDGPFNGFNGTVEKILEDKKKIEVSVLIFGRKTPMELSYMQVEKV; this is encoded by the coding sequence ATGAGCGAATTGAAATGGTATGTGCTGAAAGCTATCAGCGGACAGGAAAATAAAGTGAAAAACTATATTGAGACAGAAATCAAACGTCTAGGGTTTGAGCAGTACGTTACTCAAGTGGTTATTCCTATGGAAAAGGTAATCCAGATTAGAAACGGTAAAAAAGTTCCTAAAGAAAGACCTTACTATCCTGGCTACTTAATGATCGAAGCTGATCTGATGGGAGAAATTCCTCACGTTATCAAGAATATTCCTGGAGTTATTTCTTTCTTAAGCTTAACAAAAGGAGGGGATCCTGTTCCAATGAGAAAATCAGAGGTTAACAGAATGCTTGGAAGAATGGATGAACTTTCTGAATTTGCAAGTGATGTTGAGATTCCTTATGTAGTAGGTGAAAACGTTAAAGTAATCGATGGACCTTTCAACGGTTTCAATGGTACAGTTGAGAAAATTCTTGAAGACAAAAAGAAAATTGAAGTTTCTGTATTGATCTTCGGTAGAAAAACTCCAATGGAACTAAGCTACATGCAAGTAGAAAAAGTTTAA